GACGACGCCACCCGCCGAGAAGTCCATGCCCGCCTGCGCCGGGCTGAAACCGAGCATCAAGTGAAGGTTCTGCTGGCAGTCGAGTCCGGCAGCCGTGCCTGGGGATTTGCCTCGCCCAACAGCGATTACGACGCCCGTTTCATCTATGTGAATCCGCCCGACTGGTATTTGTCGGTGGGGCTGGAGGAGAAACGCGACGTCATCGAATATCCGATCGTCGACGAGATGGACATCAACGGCTGGGACCTGCGCAAGGCGCTGCGGCTGTTCTGGCGCTCCAATCCCGGCTTCGTCGAGTGGGTGCAATCGCCCATCGTCTACGAGAAGAACAGCAGCTTCCATCGGCGGGCGCTGGCCTTGCTGCCCACCGTGTACTCGGTGGAACGCGGCATGTACCACTACCGCAGCATGGCCAAGACCAACTTCCGCGGCTATCTGCAGGCCGACCAGGTGCCGCTGAAGAAGTATTTCTACGTGCTGCGCCCGCTGCTGTCGGTCCGGTGGCTGGAGCGCTACCAGCGTCCGGCGCCGATCGAGTTCCAGCGGTTGCTGGAGACGATCGACAAGGAACCCGGCCTGCGCTCGGCCATCAACGACCTGATCGGGCTGAAACAGGCGACGCCGGAGCTGGGCCTGTCGCCCCAGATCGCGCCGATCCAGGCCTTCATCGAGCGGGAGCTGGACCGCCTGGAACTGGTCGAGCCGCCGAAGCAG
The Roseateles amylovorans genome window above contains:
- a CDS encoding nucleotidyltransferase domain-containing protein, whose translation is MIDDATRREVHARLRRAETEHQVKVLLAVESGSRAWGFASPNSDYDARFIYVNPPDWYLSVGLEEKRDVIEYPIVDEMDINGWDLRKALRLFWRSNPGFVEWVQSPIVYEKNSSFHRRALALLPTVYSVERGMYHYRSMAKTNFRGYLQADQVPLKKYFYVLRPLLSVRWLERYQRPAPIEFQRLLETIDKEPGLRSAINDLIGLKQATPELGLSPQIAPIQAFIERELDRLELVEPPKQEPRPEVEPLLSELFRAVLRETWA